A genomic window from Aedes aegypti strain LVP_AGWG unplaced genomic scaffold, AaegL5.0 Primary Assembly AGWG_AaegL5_hic_scaff_117_PBJ_arrow, whole genome shotgun sequence includes:
- the LOC110680306 gene encoding uncharacterized protein LOC110680306, whose protein sequence is MKQESDNNKLEVIVDEILEDPELIDARDENPALRELIVEQWKLDASVYSILIGHGVTVSYLAVIDEAALSDIFSVLKWTGHKHALRAKLQHWEESALYKPEQTSSCSHYPGPSTHGSIRGPTHPLLSTSVTLSLLEDILERNEKGKIVTQFYRMHQRLDAQHRKHLAHTVVDYYIANETYFRIPDMARFAQCIAEKFPPELPEVYFNPRDATINKKHPSGILYDRFHNRNKQHLLQSKQEKKNPVDNWKIFKAKALILPKEEIKRQSSIKTWLRNNKHPAEKVTDLWRESFLLRMREIVEETDVNKAYVVAEWPRLADEDGYLLIDADFEQIYRYVATSNFFDDWECFVPRYLEYIELNGLKDDYSRQLLTHLESQSVAKDTRDFICCTIFHGLVKPVRTSSRKLPTILQAQTEMCYACATDEEFIEAVESLRSEHSNDIPFAPRIFVVGQTDKLTGFYVVTSKLQYKLPTFLRCVDIAVKLKFAHNYDFPESCELFWCFIAKHFYSINFSRKAKNSQLLQLFAYLKD, encoded by the exons atgaAGCAGGAAAGTGATAATAATAAGCTTGAAGTTATcgttgatgaaattcttgaagatccGGAGTTAATTGATG CCCGTGATGAAAATCCAGCACTCCGCGAATTGATAGTTGAGCAGTGGAAGTTGGATGCATCGGTTTACTCTATTTTGATCG GACATGGTGTTACCGTGTCATACCTTGCGGTCATCGACGAAGCGGCGCTATCggatattttttcagttttgaaatgGACGGGTCATAAGCACGCCCTGCGAGCAAAACTGCAACACTGGGAGGAAAGCGCTCTATACAAGCCGGAACAAACGAGTAGCTGCTCCCATTACCCAGGCCCTTCGACGCATGGTTCAATACGAGGTCCAACACATCCTCTTCTGTCGACATCGGTCACATTAAGTCTCCTAGAGGACATTCTTGAAAGAAATGAGAAGGGGAAGATTGTGACTCAGTTCTACCGAATGCACCAACGGTTGGATGCTCAGCACAGGAAACATTTGGCACACACAGTAGTGGATTATTATATCGCAAACGAAACCTACTTCCGGATACCAGATATGGCTCGATTCGCGCAATGTATTGCAGAGAAATTTCCACCAGAGCTCCCA GAAGTGTACTTCAACCCACGGGACGCAACGATCAATAAGAAGCATCCATCCGGAATTCTTTATGATCGGTTTCACAATCGAAACAAACAGCATCTACTGCAAAGCAAACAGGAGAAGAAAAATCCTGTCGATAACTGGAAAATCTTTAAAGCAAAAGCTCTGATACTGCCGAAGGAAG AAATCAAAAGGCAAAGTTCCATTAAAACATGGCTCCGAAATAACAAGCATCCAGCAGAAAAAGTCACGGACCTCTGGCGAGAATCATTTTTACTACGCATGCGGGAAATTGTGGAGGAGACAGACGTGAATAAGGCTTACGTAGTGGCTGAGTGGCCAAGACTAGCTGATGAAGACGGCTACCTATTG ATTGATGCTGACTTTGAACAAATTTACCGGTATGTGGCTACCTCTAACTTTTTCGACGACTGGGAATGTTTTGTTCCACGCTACCTGGAGTATATTGAACTGAACGGCTTGAAGGATGACTACTCGCGTCAATTACTAACACATCTGGAATCGCAATCTGTGGCAAAGG ACACTCGTGACTTCATTTGCTGTACCATTTTCCATGGTCTCGTTAAGCCTGTCCGTACTTCATCACGGAAACTGCCAACTATCCTCCAGGCACAAACTGAAATGTGCTATGCTTGTGCGACTGACGAAGAGTTCATCGAAGCTGTAGAATCATTACGAAGCGAACATTCGAATGACATTCCATTCGCGCCGCGCATATTCGTAGTGGGCCAGACGGATAAACTAACAGGATTCTACGTAGTAACTTCGAAACTCCAATACAAACTACCAACTTTTTTGCGGTGTGTGGATATAGCAGTGAAATTGAAATTCGCCCATAACTACGACTTTCCAGAAAGCTGTGAGTTGTTCTGGTGTTTTATCGCAAAACACTTCTACAGCATCAATTTCTCTCGAAAGGCGAAAAATAGTCAACTGCTTCAACTTTTTGCGTACCTGAAAGACTAA